From the Gemmatimonadaceae bacterium genome, the window GACCAACACTCCCCCGAACGGCGCATTCCGCGGATTCGGTGCGCCGCAGACGGAGTTTGCCGTCGAAGTCCACATGGAGCGAATTGCCGAAGCGCTCGGAATGGATCCTGTCGAGCTCCGACGAAGGAACGCGCTGCAGCCGGGCGACACCACCGCCACGGGCCAGATCATGCGGGAGGATTGCAGCGCGCTGATGGTCCTGGACGAGGCCGTGCGACGAACGGATTTCACTCGCAAGCGTGAGGAATTCCGCGGGACGAATCGCGCGATCGGTCTCTCGCTCTTTTATCACGGCGCGGGATTCACCGGCAGCGGTGAGCTGCACCTCAAGTCGAAGGCTCGGCTCGATGTGACGCGCACAGGTGTCCGGATTGCAGTCGGCAGCACCGAGATTGGCCAGGGCACGCGCACGATGCACGCGCAGATTGTATCGGACGCTCTCGGAGTTCCCTATGAGCTCGTCGAAGTAATGCAGCCCGACACCTCTCTCGTTGCCGACAGCGGCCCGACGGTTGCCTCGCGCACCTGCATGGTGGTCGGAAAGATTCTCGAGGAATGCGCGCTCGAGATGAAGGAGAAGCTCGCTGGGACTTCGCCGGCCGAGTATTACGCGCACTACGGGGAGATGTCGGTGGAGCGGATGTATACGCCGCCCGACTGGATCAAGTGGGACGACTCGACTTACCGCGGCGATGCGTACGCGACATTCGGGTGGGGATGCGACGTGGTCGAGCTGGAGCTCGATCGCGACACATTCGAGGCCCGGCCGATCAAGCTCACCGCAGTGCAGGAGTTCGGGCGTCCGATTCATCCCGCGCTTGCTCGCGGGCAGATCGAAGGCGGAACTGCGCAGGGACTCGGATACGCGCTGCTCGAGCGTGTAGTGATGCGCGACGGCGCGATGGCCAATGCGCAGCTCACGAACTACACGATCGCAACGACTCTCGACATGCCGGAGCTCGACGTCGTGATGATGGAGAATCCGTACCCGGGCGGACCGTTTGGCGCAAAAGGGCTCGGCGAGCTTCCGATGGACGGGCCCGCTCCCGCGGTGGTGAATGCGCTGAGGCATCTCGGACTCGACGTGCGCGAGATTCCGGCGACACCCGAGCTGATCGCCGCCTGCGCTTGAAGTTCGTCCTGAACGGTCAGCCCACCGACATCGCCGCGCACCCGGCGGCGCGGCTCATCGACGTGCTCCGCGAAGACCTCGGCCTCACCGGAACGAAGGAAGGCTGCGGAGAGGGAGAGTGCGGCGCGTGTACCGTGCTCGTGAACGGCGAGCCGGTCTGCTCGTGCATCATACCTGTTGCCCAGGTCGCCGGGACTGAGGTGACCACAATCGAAGGACTGGGCGGAGACCATCCACTGCAGCACCACTTCATGAACGAGGTGGGCGCCCAGTGCGGGATCTGCACGCCGGGAATGATCATGGCGGCGCTCTCGCTCGGTCCCGCGCCGACGCTCGACGATGTGAAGGTGGCGCTCGCCGGGAATCTCTGCCGCTGCACGGGCTACTCCGCCATCTATCGCGCGATAATGAAGTGGAAAGGGATGCCTTTGCCCGAGGCAGCCGGAAGTCTCGTGGTGGAATGAGAACCGCGATGTCGCAGCTCGACCTGCGAACTGCCGCTTCACTCGACGACGCGCTTGCGATTCTGCGGGATGACCCCAGAGTTCCCGTGGCCGGAGCGACGGACATGTACGTCGCGGTGAACTTTGGAACGCTTGAGCCGCGGAAACTGCTGGACATCTGGGCACTCGACGAGCTGCGCGAGATTTCCGTTGTTGGCGAGACTCTCGTCATCGGCTCGCTCGTGACGTACACATCCCTCATTCGGTCGGCGGTCATTGGCAAGCGCTTGCCGATGCTCGTCGAGGCTTCGCAGCAGGTCGGCGGCGCGCAGATCCAGAATCGCGGCACCATCGGCGGCAACATCGCGAACGCATCGCCCGCCGGGGACTCACTTCCCGTGTTTGCGGCGATCGACGCGGTTATTGTTTTGCGCAGCGCGAGCGGCGAGCGGCGCATTCCCTTCGGCGAGTTTTACACCGGGTATCGGAAGACCGTGATGCGCCCCGACGAGCTGATCGTTGCAGTCGAGGTCGCTCCGGTAGAAGGGAAGCAGTGGTTCCGAAAGGTGGGGACGCGGGCCGCGCAGGCAATCTCGAAGATTGTCGTAGCGGCGGTGCGGGCACCGGCGCCACGGATTGCGTTCGGAAGTGTCGCGCCGACGGTCGTGCGCGTTCCAAGGACGGAGAAGGCGCTCAGCGATGGTGCCTCGATTGACGATGCGGCGCGAATACTGGGCGACGAGATTGCTCCGATTGATGACCTTAGATCGTCGGCAGAGTACAGACGCCGGGTATCGATGAATCTCCTGCGGCGCTTCTGGGCGGACACTGAAGGCGCGTGACATTCTACCGAGAGAACCACAGGTGCCTGGCGAGAGGAGCCGAGGTCGCAGGTGGCAGGTCAGGCGCCAGTGATAGTTTTCTGAAACCTCCCTGCTGCCTCGGCACCTGGACGCTTTCAGCCAGGCACCTGTGATTCTCTCCGTTGATTTCGTCCCAGGCATCGCTTGACCGGCGTCAGATTAGTACGTACGTTCCAACGTACGTATCACCGAGGTGGCCGCCATGATTCCGAAATCAATTACTCCGACTGATCTACGCGCGAATCTTTACGCGGTTGTGCGCGAAGTCGCCTCGAAGGGCCAGCGCTACCTGGTCACCCCAAGCGACGGGGAGAGTGTCGTCATCTGCTCGCGTGAGGAATACAACGCGTTGGTGGCGGAGCGCGCGCTGTTGCGTGATCTTCGCGAAGCAGAGGCGGATGTGGCCGCCGGGCGTACGCATACGCTCGCCGAGGTACGCGGCTTCATGTCCAAACAGCGCTCCAGGTCGCGACGGGTTAAGGGTAATCGCTCTGCATGAAGGTCGTCTGGGCCGAACACGCCCGGAACCGACTCGCCGATATCTACAGGTACATCGAGCGTGATTCACCGTCACGGGCTGCTGACTTCTGCGAGCGGTTGATCGAGGCGACCGAGCAGCTCGCCAACCATCCGTTCAGCGGCCCGCTTCTGCCGGAGGATGGCGCGTATCGCCTGCTCATCGTGGATGAGTATCGTATCGTCTATCGTGTCGCTGACAAGATCGCCTACGTCATGACGATTGTTGCACCGGGAATGCTCTACGAGCAGTCGCTCTGATGCATCTTGTAATTCGAAGTCAGCGTGTCGTCACACCCGATGGGATGCGTCCCGCTTCGGTTCACATTGTCGACGGGCGCATCGCACGCGTTGGCGCCTGGTATGACATTCCGGCCGACGTGAAGCCGGTTGATGCTGGCGAAATGATCGTGATGCCTGGCCTGGTCGATACTCACGTCCATGTGAACGAGCCCGGGCGAACCGAATGGGAGGGCTTCGAGACTGCAACTCGCGCGGCCGCGGCGGGCGGAGTTACGACAATTCTCGACATGCCGCTCAATTGCATTCCTGCGACCACCACGGTCGCTGCGCTCGAGGCAAAGCGCGACGCCGCTCGCGGGAAGACTTCCGTAAACGTCGAGTACATTGGCGGTGTGGTTCCGGGAAACAGCCGCGACCTCGAGGGGTTAGGCGGGGCCGGCGTTCGCGCCTTCAAGTGCTTTCTCTCACCGTCCGGAGTGGACGAATTTCCCGCCGTGAGCGAAAGCGATTTGCGCGAGGCCTTCCCGATTCTTGCGCGCCTCGGTGTCCCGCTCATGGTGCATGCCGAGGATCCGTCGCGTCTTACCGGTAATGGCAAGAGCTCGCGCGTCTACGCGGACTACCTGGCGTCGCGTCCCGTTACCGCCGAAGAGTCGGCGATCGCGCTGCTCGTTCGGCTGCTGGAATGGTGTCCGACACGCGTGCATGTGGTGCACCTCTCCTCTGCGCAGTCCCTCGCGATTATTCGTGCCGCGCGCGATCGCGGGCTGCCGATCACCGTCGAGACGTGCCCGCACTATCTGACGTTCGCGGCCGAGGAGATTCCGGATGGCGCTACCGAGTACAAATGTGCTCCGCCGATTCGCGCGGCCGCGGAGCGCGACGCATTATGGGACGCTCTCATCGGCGGCGAGATCGACCTTGTCGCCTCGGATCATTCACCGTGTCCGCCGGCGATGAAGGAGACCGCCGGTGATTTCTTTGCCGCCTGGGGCGGAATTGCCTCGCTTCAGCTCTCGCTGCCGGTAGTGTGGACCGGTGCGCGCATGCGCGGTGTGACGCTCGAGCGGATTGCGGAATGGATGAGTGCAACGCCCGCGAAGCTCGCGGGTCTCGAGGGAACGAAGGGTGCGCTGGCACCGGGCTTCGACGCGGACATAGTTGTGTGGGACCCGGATGCGACCTTTGTTGTCGAAGCCGTTAAGCTTCACCACCGTCACAAGGTGACGCCTTATCTGGGGCGCACACTCTATGGGACGGTGCATTCAACGTTTGTCGGAGGACGGGCTATGTACGACGCGCCAATCTCGATCGGAAAAGGGATCGGAGCCTGATGGCAGAATTGCCATTAGGCTCGCCGGAACCCGTCACCACGTTCCCGCTGGCCAACGACGTCGTTCTCATTCCCGTCTTCAACGACTGGGAGTCGCTTGCGCTGCTCATCCCTCAACTCGATAAGAGCCTGTCGTCCGCCTCGCGCACAGCTGAGCTCATTCTCGTGGACGATTGCTCGGTTGTGCGGCCGGCGGAGCTCGCGATTGCCGAGCCGTTGACCGCAATCAGGTCGATCGACGTGGTGACGCTCGCGCGCAATCTCGGTGACCAGCGCGCAATCGCGATCGGGCTGAGCTACATCGCGATGCGTCGTCCCTGCCGGGCAGTGGTGGTGATGGACGGAGACGGCGAGGATATGCCGAGCGATGTGCCGCGTCTGCTCGACGCTTTCGACCAGACGGAAGGAAAGCGCGTCGTGTTCGCGAAGCGCACGCGGCGCCCAGACGATGCGCTGTTTGCGTTGTTCTATCGTCTCTATCGAATGGTCCACTGGTTGCTCACCGGCATTCGCGTCGAAGTAGGCAACTTCAGCGTCGTTCCATACGCGGTGGTGCGCAAGCTCGCCGTGGTTTCAGAAATGTGGAACCACTATGCGGCGGCGGTCACTCACGCACGCGTGTCGACGACACTCGTTCCGACCGTGCCCGGAAAACGACTCGCGGGCCCCCCGGCGGTAAGCTTCGTTTCGGTCGTCGCGCACGGGCTGAGTGCCATGTCTGTCCTTGCCGAAACAATCGGAGTTCGTCTGCTCGCGACGACGGGCATTCTGATGGGGCTGCTCTACATTGCGCTCGTCGTCGTCGGGTCCATGCGGTATCTCACGGACCTCGCGATTCCCGCGTGGACTACTGTTGCACTGGGCGTTCTTGCCGT encodes:
- a CDS encoding (2Fe-2S)-binding protein yields the protein MKFVLNGQPTDIAAHPAARLIDVLREDLGLTGTKEGCGEGECGACTVLVNGEPVCSCIIPVAQVAGTEVTTIEGLGGDHPLQHHFMNEVGAQCGICTPGMIMAALSLGPAPTLDDVKVALAGNLCRCTGYSAIYRAIMKWKGMPLPEAAGSLVVE
- a CDS encoding xanthine dehydrogenase family protein molybdopterin-binding subunit; protein product: MPSVGNSVARKDGIGKATGAARYADDLVFPGMLHGRTVRSTIARGRVRSIRLDFDTTGFTIVDYRDVPATNAADLIEKDQPFLVEEEVRHMAEPIVLLAHEDREKLLAANVVIEYDEEEPLFDAEKSDTVFKEIDILKGDVASALAGADVIVEGTYRTGHQEHVYIEPNAVIAVPEENGGVAIYGSVQCPFYVIKALRCLLGSAHPNVRVIQTETGGGFGGKEEYPSMIAGHAVMLTLKSGRPVKLIYDRVEDMIATTKRHPSIVRHRTGVMRDGRIVAMDIDVLMDGGAYVTLSPVVLSRGCIHAAGPYRCDNVRIFGRTVLTNTPPNGAFRGFGAPQTEFAVEVHMERIAEALGMDPVELRRRNALQPGDTTATGQIMREDCSALMVLDEAVRRTDFTRKREEFRGTNRAIGLSLFYHGAGFTGSGELHLKSKARLDVTRTGVRIAVGSTEIGQGTRTMHAQIVSDALGVPYELVEVMQPDTSLVADSGPTVASRTCMVVGKILEECALEMKEKLAGTSPAEYYAHYGEMSVERMYTPPDWIKWDDSTYRGDAYATFGWGCDVVELELDRDTFEARPIKLTAVQEFGRPIHPALARGQIEGGTAQGLGYALLERVVMRDGAMANAQLTNYTIATTLDMPELDVVMMENPYPGGPFGAKGLGELPMDGPAPAVVNALRHLGLDVREIPATPELIAACA
- the allB gene encoding allantoinase AllB; amino-acid sequence: MHLVIRSQRVVTPDGMRPASVHIVDGRIARVGAWYDIPADVKPVDAGEMIVMPGLVDTHVHVNEPGRTEWEGFETATRAAAAGGVTTILDMPLNCIPATTTVAALEAKRDAARGKTSVNVEYIGGVVPGNSRDLEGLGGAGVRAFKCFLSPSGVDEFPAVSESDLREAFPILARLGVPLMVHAEDPSRLTGNGKSSRVYADYLASRPVTAEESAIALLVRLLEWCPTRVHVVHLSSAQSLAIIRAARDRGLPITVETCPHYLTFAAEEIPDGATEYKCAPPIRAAAERDALWDALIGGEIDLVASDHSPCPPAMKETAGDFFAAWGGIASLQLSLPVVWTGARMRGVTLERIAEWMSATPAKLAGLEGTKGALAPGFDADIVVWDPDATFVVEAVKLHHRHKVTPYLGRTLYGTVHSTFVGGRAMYDAPISIGKGIGA
- a CDS encoding glycosyltransferase; the protein is MAELPLGSPEPVTTFPLANDVVLIPVFNDWESLALLIPQLDKSLSSASRTAELILVDDCSVVRPAELAIAEPLTAIRSIDVVTLARNLGDQRAIAIGLSYIAMRRPCRAVVVMDGDGEDMPSDVPRLLDAFDQTEGKRVVFAKRTRRPDDALFALFYRLYRMVHWLLTGIRVEVGNFSVVPYAVVRKLAVVSEMWNHYAAAVTHARVSTTLVPTVPGKRLAGPPAVSFVSVVAHGLSAMSVLAETIGVRLLATTGILMGLLYIALVVVGSMRYLTDLAIPAWTTVALGVLAVLLIQTAILSMVFMFMILIGRASVSFVPAREYELFVDSVKRVWEKRALARVL
- a CDS encoding xanthine dehydrogenase family protein subunit M, with amino-acid sequence MRTAMSQLDLRTAASLDDALAILRDDPRVPVAGATDMYVAVNFGTLEPRKLLDIWALDELREISVVGETLVIGSLVTYTSLIRSAVIGKRLPMLVEASQQVGGAQIQNRGTIGGNIANASPAGDSLPVFAAIDAVIVLRSASGERRIPFGEFYTGYRKTVMRPDELIVAVEVAPVEGKQWFRKVGTRAAQAISKIVVAAVRAPAPRIAFGSVAPTVVRVPRTEKALSDGASIDDAARILGDEIAPIDDLRSSAEYRRRVSMNLLRRFWADTEGA
- a CDS encoding type II toxin-antitoxin system Phd/YefM family antitoxin, whose translation is MIPKSITPTDLRANLYAVVREVASKGQRYLVTPSDGESVVICSREEYNALVAERALLRDLREAEADVAAGRTHTLAEVRGFMSKQRSRSRRVKGNRSA
- a CDS encoding type II toxin-antitoxin system RelE/ParE family toxin — encoded protein: MKVVWAEHARNRLADIYRYIERDSPSRAADFCERLIEATEQLANHPFSGPLLPEDGAYRLLIVDEYRIVYRVADKIAYVMTIVAPGMLYEQSL